One Gordonia sp. KTR9 DNA window includes the following coding sequences:
- a CDS encoding type II toxin-antitoxin system RelE family toxin, which produces MSDTPTDSADPYRVEVASPARRDLQRLPSRIVHAVIEFISGPLAGNPHRLSKPLRDDLDGLHSARRGDYRILLRIDDPNHTIVIVKIDHRAHAYRT; this is translated from the coding sequence GTGAGCGACACGCCCACGGACTCGGCCGACCCGTACCGAGTCGAGGTCGCATCCCCCGCACGCCGCGACCTGCAACGACTTCCGTCTCGGATCGTGCACGCCGTCATCGAGTTCATCTCCGGACCACTCGCCGGCAACCCTCACCGACTCAGCAAACCGCTGCGCGACGACCTCGACGGCCTCCACAGCGCACGCCGCGGCGACTACCGCATCCTGCTGCGCATCGACGACCCCAACCACACCATCGTCATCGTCAAGATCGACCACCGCGCCCACGCCTACCGCACCTAA
- a CDS encoding type II toxin-antitoxin system Phd/YefM family antitoxin, producing MTTVPLGEAKDKLSALIDSAESTHDIITITKHGKPAAVLMSADDLESLHETIYWLSRAGTRDAVAAADAEYADVQTISLEELRAEHGMPPK from the coding sequence ATGACGACAGTGCCGCTGGGTGAAGCCAAGGACAAGCTCTCCGCGCTCATCGACAGCGCCGAGAGCACGCACGACATCATCACGATCACCAAGCACGGCAAACCTGCCGCGGTGCTCATGTCGGCTGACGATCTCGAATCGCTGCACGAAACGATCTACTGGCTCTCACGTGCCGGCACCCGCGACGCCGTTGCGGCCGCCGACGCCGAGTACGCCGACGTCCAGACCATTTCGCTCGAGGAGCTGCGCGCCGAACACGGTATGCCGCCCAAGTGA
- a CDS encoding TetR/AcrR family transcriptional regulator encodes MPPHADHDQRRTQIIGGVLQVVATEGLDKVTMRTVAEMAGVSLRLVQYYFGTKSQLLQHTLAHLETESQQRWRHRLDMLDRATTPRDILDAYLDEALPTDAASREFHIVYRAFTAAALTDPALTTESLSAGPRRVHHEITDLIGRVHNTGLVDRGTDPATEAHHLMALEHGLSTGILIGLYDCRTARSILSKHLNQLMPAPDLHTD; translated from the coding sequence ATGCCCCCACACGCCGACCACGATCAACGACGCACCCAGATCATCGGCGGCGTCCTCCAGGTCGTGGCCACTGAAGGACTCGACAAGGTCACCATGCGCACAGTCGCCGAGATGGCTGGGGTATCACTGCGCCTAGTGCAGTACTACTTCGGCACTAAAAGTCAACTCCTCCAACACACTCTGGCCCACCTCGAAACCGAGAGCCAACAGCGGTGGCGCCACAGACTCGACATGCTCGATCGCGCGACCACACCCCGCGACATACTCGATGCCTACCTTGATGAAGCGCTACCCACGGACGCGGCCAGCCGCGAATTCCACATCGTCTACCGAGCATTCACCGCCGCAGCATTGACCGACCCGGCACTGACGACAGAATCCCTCAGCGCCGGCCCTCGTCGCGTCCACCACGAGATCACCGACCTCATCGGCAGAGTCCACAACACGGGGCTGGTCGATCGCGGCACCGATCCCGCGACTGAAGCTCACCACCTGATGGCCCTCGAACACGGACTCAGCACAGGCATCCTCATCGGCCTCTACGATTGCCGCACCGCCCGCAGCATCCTTAGCAAACACCTCAACCAGCTGATGCCCGCACCGGACCTCCATACGGACTGA
- a CDS encoding ParB/RepB/Spo0J family partition protein — protein MTHNTTTETVTATGELRHLNPADLVIDTNIRTEAEATLTGEFVDSIRDGVRQPILAVELDGEVRVRDGQRRTLAARKNALASVPVYVVPVATDADDKALTVDRILEQLASFEREELRASDRVAAIEQLALAGMSATKIAKATRTKKKDVDATLAVAKSATALDLLDQGAGLTLEQSATLAAYDHDPEAQQWLLSAARSGRFDFQAKQLADNADERAELLAQVAAYAAEGIAAVTRQPLYNEAHKLDRLLTADGKAATIEDVPVDHRVAYVWADETESWTDAEGNAVAEDTIDWSLDDDVFDDDTEPSEGLVDPRALTRNVTREIETTWYVLRNDHLGFTERPYSYDTQSSATAADDLSDDEKEARKQERRRVRVLNAASLTAREVRIEKLTAWLARKTLPKGSAPTVAKFIATSMRAHHDMFGANSSQGNAAEIAATILGGDPAELIEQATTADRAQIIGLGIALASREAHMWKDAWRNAGDSHYHGSYVDARADYLHFLVEVTGYTLSDVEQVIAGDKQAADVPLD, from the coding sequence ATGACACACAACACCACCACCGAGACCGTCACCGCGACGGGCGAGCTGCGCCACCTCAACCCGGCCGATCTGGTCATCGACACCAACATTCGCACCGAAGCCGAAGCCACCCTAACCGGCGAGTTCGTCGATTCGATCCGCGACGGCGTGCGTCAGCCGATCCTCGCTGTCGAACTCGACGGCGAGGTCCGGGTGCGCGACGGGCAGCGCCGGACCCTGGCGGCGCGTAAGAACGCGCTCGCCAGCGTCCCGGTCTACGTCGTGCCGGTCGCGACCGACGCCGACGACAAGGCCCTGACGGTGGATCGAATCTTGGAGCAGCTGGCCAGTTTCGAGCGCGAAGAGTTGCGCGCCTCCGATCGCGTGGCCGCGATCGAACAACTCGCGCTTGCCGGGATGTCGGCAACCAAGATCGCCAAGGCCACCCGCACCAAGAAGAAGGACGTAGACGCCACTCTGGCGGTCGCGAAGTCCGCGACCGCCCTGGACCTGCTCGACCAGGGCGCAGGGTTGACGTTGGAGCAGTCCGCGACATTGGCGGCATACGACCACGATCCCGAGGCGCAACAGTGGCTCCTCAGCGCCGCGCGTAGCGGACGGTTCGACTTCCAGGCCAAGCAGTTGGCCGACAATGCCGACGAACGGGCCGAGTTGCTGGCCCAGGTCGCCGCCTACGCCGCCGAGGGGATCGCGGCTGTGACCCGCCAGCCCCTCTACAACGAGGCCCACAAGCTCGACCGGCTGCTGACCGCCGACGGTAAGGCGGCGACCATCGAGGACGTGCCGGTCGATCACCGCGTGGCCTACGTGTGGGCCGATGAGACCGAATCGTGGACCGACGCCGAGGGCAACGCGGTCGCCGAGGACACCATCGACTGGTCGCTGGACGACGACGTGTTCGACGACGACACCGAACCGTCCGAGGGATTGGTCGACCCGCGCGCCCTCACCCGCAACGTCACCCGCGAGATCGAAACCACCTGGTACGTCCTGCGCAACGACCACCTCGGATTCACCGAGCGCCCCTACAGCTACGACACCCAGAGCAGCGCCACGGCCGCCGACGACCTCAGCGACGACGAGAAGGAAGCCCGCAAGCAGGAACGTCGCCGGGTGCGGGTCCTCAACGCCGCCAGTCTCACCGCCCGCGAGGTGCGAATCGAGAAGCTGACCGCGTGGCTGGCCCGCAAGACCCTCCCGAAGGGCAGCGCCCCGACGGTCGCGAAGTTCATCGCGACCTCGATGCGCGCCCATCACGACATGTTCGGCGCGAACAGCAGCCAGGGCAACGCCGCCGAGATCGCGGCCACGATCCTCGGCGGCGACCCCGCCGAATTGATCGAGCAGGCCACCACCGCCGACCGCGCCCAGATCATCGGACTCGGCATCGCCCTGGCATCGCGGGAAGCGCACATGTGGAAAGACGCCTGGCGCAACGCCGGTGACAGCCACTACCACGGAAGCTACGTCGACGCCCGCGCCGACTACCTGCACTTCCTCGTCGAGGTGACCGGCTACACCCTCTCCGACGTCGAGCAGGTCATAGCCGGAGACAAGCAGGCCGCCGACGTGCCACTCGACTAG
- a CDS encoding ArdC-like ssDNA-binding domain-containing protein, translating to MARTATISREDRAAARRELAAQLHATITDKVAALTGTDEWAAFLDYATKFRTYSLNNLMLILAQRPDASQVAGYNKWLELGRHVRKGEKAIRIRGFSSRKITDTDPETGDDTERKIATYPILSVFDIAQTDPITEVTDWMRKKNPKARVWVDLASPAHTLIGDDPADIYSRTVDYITAQGWTVSREQIPETGTNGYTTTDGTRRIVIAADLTDAQAAKTMLHESAHALMHTDIDTADYIAHRGRCEVEAESVAYVAAGMLGVDTSDYSIGYIAGWAEGNTDVIADTAARVLTTARQIAAALDPDTLTDTEDAA from the coding sequence ATGGCCCGTACCGCCACCATCAGCCGCGAAGACCGAGCCGCCGCACGCCGCGAACTCGCCGCGCAGCTGCACGCGACCATCACCGACAAGGTCGCCGCACTCACCGGTACCGACGAGTGGGCCGCGTTCCTCGACTACGCCACCAAGTTCCGCACCTACAGCCTCAACAACCTCATGCTGATCCTCGCCCAGCGCCCCGACGCCTCCCAGGTCGCGGGGTACAACAAATGGCTCGAACTCGGACGCCACGTCCGCAAGGGCGAAAAGGCGATCCGGATCCGCGGATTCAGTTCCCGCAAGATCACCGACACCGACCCCGAGACCGGCGACGACACCGAACGCAAGATCGCCACCTACCCGATCCTGTCCGTGTTCGACATCGCCCAGACCGACCCCATCACCGAGGTCACCGACTGGATGCGCAAAAAGAACCCCAAGGCCCGAGTCTGGGTCGACCTCGCCAGCCCCGCCCACACCCTCATCGGTGACGACCCCGCCGACATCTACAGCCGCACCGTCGACTACATCACCGCCCAGGGCTGGACCGTCAGCCGCGAACAGATCCCCGAGACCGGCACCAACGGGTACACCACCACCGACGGAACACGCCGTATCGTCATCGCCGCCGACCTCACCGACGCCCAGGCCGCCAAGACCATGCTGCACGAGAGCGCCCACGCCCTCATGCACACCGACATCGACACCGCCGACTACATCGCCCACCGCGGCCGCTGCGAAGTCGAAGCCGAATCCGTCGCCTACGTCGCCGCCGGAATGCTCGGAGTCGACACCAGCGACTACAGCATCGGCTACATCGCCGGATGGGCCGAAGGCAACACCGACGTCATCGCCGACACCGCCGCCCGCGTCCTGACCACCGCCCGCCAAATCGCCGCAGCACTCGACCCCGACACCCTCACCGACACAGAAGACGCCGCCTAA
- a CDS encoding MFS transporter has protein sequence MASAAQLMLVLDVSVVNVALPHIQSDLAIPDGSVQWVASAYALVFAGGLLVGGRLADVFGLRSVFVTGLTVFVLASVVGGLASSAVALIGARALQGVGAAVASPATFTVLTRSYPEGSQRTRAVAVWTAVSLVGGGLGNVVGGFLTDAVSWRAVLLINLPIGCTVIVAALLVLPRREFGRRGRIDVVGATLATVALVGITVAVSEATSAPHMAAAATVVTVIAGAGCVMQQRHSRTPLVPARLLRNRVVMAGNGLMLLTGICFQAPVWLFLTYLMQRDMGFTPLQAGIGFVPLTVVTMLVGTLVAPRILKRSAPGSVIAAGAAVAAVGFAWQALAPTDSFSTAVLGPAVVIGIGGGLLNTPLGVAVTNGVADADAGGASGVMNTAKQLGGALGLAALTPLTADYTTFTTAFEIMAALMAAVAVTARWTIRPQNCIEPDHIHER, from the coding sequence GTGGCCTCAGCCGCCCAGCTGATGCTCGTGTTGGATGTCTCGGTGGTCAATGTGGCTCTGCCGCACATACAGTCAGATCTCGCAATCCCGGACGGTTCTGTGCAGTGGGTAGCCAGTGCGTATGCGCTGGTCTTTGCCGGCGGTTTGTTGGTGGGCGGCAGACTCGCCGATGTGTTTGGTCTACGTTCGGTGTTCGTCACCGGACTCACAGTCTTCGTGCTGGCCAGCGTGGTGGGCGGATTGGCATCGTCTGCCGTTGCGCTGATCGGCGCGCGAGCGCTGCAAGGGGTCGGCGCTGCAGTGGCGTCTCCGGCAACTTTCACTGTCTTGACCCGCAGCTACCCCGAAGGTTCACAACGCACTCGGGCGGTGGCTGTGTGGACCGCTGTCAGCCTGGTTGGCGGCGGTCTGGGCAATGTTGTCGGCGGGTTCCTCACCGATGCGGTGTCATGGCGGGCGGTCCTGTTGATCAACCTGCCCATCGGCTGCACCGTAATCGTCGCAGCCCTCCTGGTCCTCCCACGTCGCGAGTTCGGTCGACGCGGGCGCATCGATGTCGTCGGTGCGACCCTTGCCACGGTCGCGCTGGTCGGAATTACCGTCGCCGTGAGCGAGGCCACCTCGGCTCCACACATGGCGGCGGCCGCCACGGTCGTCACTGTCATCGCCGGTGCAGGTTGTGTGATGCAACAACGGCACAGCCGGACTCCGTTGGTGCCGGCCCGGCTGTTGCGCAACCGAGTGGTGATGGCAGGTAACGGATTGATGTTGCTAACCGGCATCTGCTTTCAGGCCCCGGTCTGGCTCTTCCTCACCTATCTAATGCAACGGGACATGGGCTTCACCCCACTCCAAGCAGGGATCGGGTTTGTTCCCCTCACCGTGGTCACAATGCTTGTCGGAACACTGGTTGCGCCACGCATACTCAAGCGCAGTGCGCCGGGCTCGGTCATCGCAGCAGGCGCCGCCGTCGCTGCTGTGGGATTCGCCTGGCAAGCCCTCGCGCCCACCGATAGCTTTTCAACCGCGGTTCTCGGCCCTGCCGTCGTCATTGGCATCGGCGGTGGACTGCTCAACACGCCACTCGGAGTCGCCGTCACCAATGGGGTCGCCGATGCTGATGCCGGTGGCGCTTCCGGGGTGATGAACACTGCCAAACAACTCGGCGGGGCACTGGGTTTGGCCGCGTTGACCCCGTTGACGGCTGACTACACCACCTTCACCACAGCGTTCGAGATCATGGCTGCGTTGATGGCGGCCGTCGCTGTGACCGCCCGATGGACAATCAGACCCCAGAACTGCATCGAGCCTGACCACATCCACGAGAGGTGA
- a CDS encoding adenine-specific methyltransferase EcoRI family protein, whose amino-acid sequence MTTAAAAANSLLGAAKVGRKDEFYTQLSDIEKELRHYRKHFRGKVVYLNCDDPRVSNFFHYFSHNFERLGLKKLIATCYKNQDMDLFSQNKAEQAIWLEYNGDKDGNRMPDIEEIGVHTLEGDGDFRNAESIELLKQADIVVTNPPFSLFKEYVAQLVEYKKQFLIIGNMNAVTYKEIFPLFQSNQIWYGPSIRSGDREFGVPADYPLTAAGARIDEFGNKFVRVKGVRWFTNLDYPERHEDLILYKRYTPTEYPTYVNFDAIDVSSYKDIPYDYDGVMGVPITLLDHFNPAQFELIGNSEDMAQMKEIGVQPVGAEFIAAYQAAGGTGNRTAGMRMLGVMEPKARAVFKRVLVRRKAATT is encoded by the coding sequence ATGACAACAGCAGCAGCAGCAGCAAACAGCCTTCTGGGAGCTGCGAAAGTTGGTCGCAAGGACGAGTTCTACACACAACTGAGCGACATCGAGAAGGAGCTCCGCCACTACCGGAAGCACTTCAGGGGCAAGGTCGTCTATCTCAACTGCGATGACCCGCGGGTGAGCAACTTTTTCCACTACTTCAGCCACAACTTCGAGCGCCTCGGCCTGAAGAAGCTCATCGCCACTTGCTACAAGAACCAGGACATGGACCTCTTCAGCCAGAACAAGGCCGAACAGGCGATCTGGCTGGAGTACAACGGCGACAAGGACGGCAACCGAATGCCGGACATCGAAGAGATCGGGGTCCACACTCTAGAGGGTGACGGGGACTTCCGCAACGCGGAGAGCATCGAACTGTTGAAGCAGGCCGACATCGTTGTGACCAACCCGCCGTTCTCACTCTTCAAGGAGTACGTTGCGCAGCTGGTCGAATACAAGAAGCAGTTCCTGATCATCGGCAATATGAACGCCGTCACCTACAAGGAGATCTTCCCACTCTTTCAGAGCAACCAAATTTGGTACGGCCCCAGCATCCGCAGTGGCGACCGGGAGTTCGGCGTACCCGCCGACTACCCGCTTACTGCTGCGGGGGCTCGGATTGACGAGTTCGGCAACAAGTTCGTCCGGGTCAAAGGGGTCCGTTGGTTCACCAACCTCGACTATCCCGAGCGCCACGAGGATCTCATCCTCTACAAGAGGTACACGCCCACCGAGTATCCGACCTACGTGAACTTCGACGCGATCGACGTCTCCAGCTACAAAGACATTCCCTACGACTACGACGGAGTCATGGGCGTACCGATTACATTGCTCGACCACTTCAATCCTGCCCAATTTGAACTCATTGGGAACAGCGAAGACATGGCACAGATGAAGGAGATCGGCGTTCAGCCCGTGGGTGCGGAGTTCATTGCTGCCTATCAGGCGGCTGGCGGTACAGGCAATCGCACAGCAGGTATGCGGATGCTGGGGGTGATGGAGCCGAAGGCCCGCGCTGTTTTCAAGCGCGTTCTTGTGCGCAGGAAGGCTGCTACTACATGA
- a CDS encoding LGFP repeat-containing protein: protein MRSDCEKIPGNGKFSKADADRAEVMEARVEKRQMTARVAAGCQVYWPAPYEVCGVIRDKYNSLGGPNSFLKFPISNEITNPGNTGKRSEFMVGPIYWSSAHGAHPVVNSFMTKWGSKGWESGFLGYPKTDEIANPDGQGRRQEFVGGAIYWHPTQNPQAASIGGAIRTKWNAVGAEGGPMGYPTSDEVAVTKYNGRYNNFFNGTVTWSQQTGARQLFGSIRDKWAQAGREDGPFGYPKTDEQVSPDNVGHYVYFEGNGAIYWHPVVGAWPVPTKMLALWQTVQYELGSLGYPVAEPHNASASGQGFLRQKFQNGVALVTDSGKGLVASKPQ from the coding sequence ATGCGTTCGGATTGCGAGAAGATCCCTGGTAACGGCAAGTTTTCCAAGGCTGACGCCGACAGGGCCGAGGTGATGGAAGCTCGTGTGGAGAAGCGGCAGATGACGGCTCGTGTGGCGGCTGGGTGCCAGGTGTACTGGCCGGCACCGTACGAGGTCTGTGGCGTGATTCGCGACAAGTACAACTCGTTGGGCGGACCCAACAGCTTCTTGAAGTTCCCGATCAGCAACGAGATCACCAATCCCGGGAACACCGGTAAGCGCAGCGAATTCATGGTCGGGCCGATCTACTGGTCGTCCGCGCACGGTGCGCACCCTGTGGTGAACAGCTTCATGACCAAGTGGGGCTCGAAGGGGTGGGAGTCGGGGTTCCTCGGCTACCCGAAGACTGACGAGATCGCGAATCCGGACGGGCAGGGGCGCCGTCAGGAGTTCGTTGGTGGGGCAATCTACTGGCATCCCACCCAGAATCCGCAGGCTGCCTCGATCGGTGGTGCGATCCGCACAAAGTGGAACGCTGTGGGCGCCGAGGGAGGTCCCATGGGGTACCCGACCTCTGATGAGGTAGCAGTCACGAAGTACAACGGGCGCTACAACAACTTCTTCAACGGGACAGTGACCTGGTCACAGCAGACAGGTGCTCGGCAGCTGTTCGGGTCGATCCGGGATAAGTGGGCACAAGCCGGCCGCGAGGACGGGCCCTTCGGATATCCGAAGACCGACGAGCAAGTCTCTCCCGACAATGTGGGCCACTACGTCTACTTCGAGGGAAACGGGGCGATCTACTGGCATCCCGTCGTTGGAGCATGGCCTGTACCAACCAAGATGCTGGCCCTCTGGCAAACCGTGCAATACGAACTAGGGAGCCTGGGCTATCCGGTCGCGGAGCCGCACAACGCTTCGGCGAGCGGTCAGGGTTTCTTGCGGCAGAAGTTCCAGAACGGCGTAGCTCTCGTAACTGACAGCGGCAAGGGTCTTGTCGCATCGAAGCCTCAGTAG